One region of Campylobacter concisus genomic DNA includes:
- a CDS encoding ABC transporter substrate-binding protein → MKKILLVFFLLFGALSYANENAIVVAIEEQTPRINPLYDEDHDPTLSLVFSGLTNHDENSRVVPELAKSWQVSDDGLEYVFELRDDAFWHDGVKFSSKDVKFTIEAAQDKKLNAPAISNYEVVKSVEILGDYKVKITLKEPFPPFLDALSFGVLPEHILKGKDIATDKFNDAPIGTGAYKLVKWKKDESLEFVANEKFYKGEPKIKRVFFKIVVDENLRLVGLKSGEIDVALISPTGVNFIKDDKKLSLLKFKSADYRALMFNFNDPLFQDKNVRIALNYAVNKDEIVKNLFHGYASVANNPIEKSFANDSEFKFSYNPQKARELLEKSGFKKNKAGFFEKDGKELSFDIYAFNNDILRVNLAKILSSELNKFGVRAKAYTKPRTAFSISEVDSFIIGWGSPFDPDFHTYRIFGGFADVSINENGWNFNHYKDANVDLALKNARYTKDVELRKKYYKEFLKALFENPPYIFIAYLDYPLVFNNKISGIKTQILGHHGAGFLWNIREWQVK, encoded by the coding sequence ATGAAGAAAATTTTGCTTGTCTTTTTTTTGTTGTTCGGTGCTCTTTCTTATGCAAATGAAAATGCCATTGTAGTCGCTATCGAGGAGCAAACACCTCGTATAAATCCACTCTATGACGAGGATCACGATCCTACGCTTTCGCTCGTTTTTTCGGGGCTTACGAACCACGATGAAAATAGCCGCGTTGTGCCAGAGCTTGCGAAGTCTTGGCAGGTGAGCGACGATGGCTTGGAGTATGTTTTTGAGCTAAGAGATGATGCCTTTTGGCATGACGGGGTAAAATTTAGCTCAAAAGATGTGAAATTTACCATTGAAGCGGCTCAAGATAAGAAGCTAAATGCGCCTGCTATCTCAAACTATGAAGTCGTAAAAAGCGTTGAAATTTTAGGTGATTATAAGGTAAAGATCACGCTAAAAGAGCCTTTTCCGCCGTTTCTTGACGCGCTTAGTTTTGGCGTTTTGCCTGAGCACATTTTAAAGGGCAAAGATATCGCAACTGATAAATTTAACGACGCTCCCATTGGCACTGGCGCATACAAGCTTGTAAAATGGAAAAAAGATGAGAGCTTGGAATTTGTGGCAAATGAGAAATTTTACAAGGGCGAGCCAAAGATAAAAAGGGTATTTTTTAAAATTGTTGTTGATGAAAATTTAAGGCTCGTTGGGCTTAAAAGCGGTGAGATCGACGTTGCGCTCATTTCTCCAACTGGTGTAAATTTCATAAAAGATGATAAAAAATTAAGCCTGCTTAAATTTAAAAGTGCGGACTATAGAGCTTTGATGTTTAACTTTAATGATCCTCTTTTTCAAGATAAAAATGTAAGAATCGCCCTAAACTACGCGGTAAATAAAGATGAGATAGTTAAAAATTTATTTCACGGATATGCAAGCGTAGCGAACAATCCGATAGAAAAAAGCTTTGCAAATGACAGCGAGTTTAAATTTAGCTACAATCCGCAAAAGGCTAGGGAGCTGCTTGAAAAGAGCGGCTTTAAGAAAAACAAGGCTGGCTTTTTTGAAAAGGACGGCAAGGAGCTTAGCTTTGACATCTACGCCTTTAATAACGACATCTTAAGGGTCAATCTAGCCAAAATTTTAAGCAGCGAGCTAAATAAATTTGGCGTGAGAGCCAAAGCCTACACAAAGCCAAGAACAGCCTTTAGCATAAGCGAGGTTGATAGCTTTATTATTGGCTGGGGAAGCCCATTTGACCCAGATTTTCACACATACAGGATCTTTGGCGGATTTGCCGATGTGAGCATAAATGAAAATGGCTGGAATTTTAACCACTACAAAGACGCAAATGTCGATCTTGCCCTAAAAAATGCAAGATATACAAAGGATGTGGAGCTTAGAAAAAAATACTACAAAGAATTTCTAAAAGCACTTTTTGAAAATCCACCTTACATTTTCATAGCCTATCTTGACTATCCGCTCGTCTTTAACAACAAAATTTCAGGCATAAAGACGCAAATTTTAGGCCACCATGGGGCTGGATTTTTATGGAATATAAGAGAGTGGCAAGTAAAATAG
- a CDS encoding ABC transporter permease, with protein MEKTLSRAILKTAISSLGLLFFISFFLFLLIYFLPGNITDAMFSRSEAVNLAIKEQILKNLGLKDNFFVQYFRWLVHFVTGDFGTSFVSGASVSLLIKERLINSLFLFVCSFVLIAILSFFLGLLSAIYKNKFADIFINFSSFLLASLPHFYIALVLIAIFSVYLNLLPSSGANELGSSGVGAKFIILPTLAIILPHLGANMKFVRYRLNQSLNADFIQTARARGLGSGKIYLFAIKHASTDIVYYFATLVAGVFAGSYVIESIFSFPGIGKLSLDAVIAKDYPVALATILLTSVFVVFANLLAKIFAILADKRNL; from the coding sequence GTGGAAAAAACTTTGTCTAGAGCCATTTTAAAAACAGCGATCTCAAGTCTTGGATTGCTGTTTTTTATCTCGTTTTTTCTATTTTTGCTCATATATTTTTTGCCAGGAAACATCACTGACGCGATGTTTTCAAGGAGCGAGGCGGTAAATTTAGCCATAAAAGAGCAAATTTTAAAAAATTTAGGGCTAAAAGATAACTTTTTCGTGCAGTATTTTAGATGGCTGGTTCACTTTGTCACAGGCGACTTTGGCACGAGCTTTGTAAGCGGAGCAAGCGTCTCTCTGCTAATTAAAGAGAGGCTTATAAACTCGCTTTTTTTATTTGTATGCTCATTTGTTTTAATAGCCATTCTGTCCTTTTTCTTGGGGCTTTTAAGCGCCATTTATAAGAATAAATTTGCCGACATCTTTATAAATTTTAGCTCGTTTTTGCTGGCTTCATTGCCGCATTTTTACATCGCCCTTGTGCTAATAGCGATCTTTAGTGTCTATCTAAATTTGCTGCCAAGCTCTGGGGCAAACGAGCTGGGATCTAGCGGAGTAGGGGCTAAATTTATCATCTTACCAACTCTTGCCATCATCTTGCCACACCTTGGCGCAAACATGAAATTTGTAAGATACAGGCTAAATCAAAGCCTAAACGCTGACTTTATCCAGACGGCACGTGCTAGAGGCTTGGGCAGTGGAAAAATTTATCTCTTTGCGATAAAGCACGCAAGCACCGATATAGTTTATTATTTCGCAACCCTTGTAGCTGGCGTTTTTGCTGGCTCATACGTCATTGAGAGCATTTTTTCATTTCCAGGCATAGGCAAGCTTAGCCTTGATGCAGTCATCGCCAAAGACTATCCAGTCGCACTTGCGACCATTTTGCTAACGTCCGTTTTTGTCGTTTTTGCAAATTTGCTAGCAAAAATTTTCGCTATTTTGGCAGATAAGAGAAATTTATGA
- a CDS encoding ABC transporter permease, whose amino-acid sequence MRKVIFFLACFVFLALVSFAFVTPFFSKFEPNFTDFMAVNLAPSSEHIFGTDILGRDNLIRVACALKNSLLILLLAGFLTTLFSLIYAYFGTSNSKACESLFDKGLDAFLSIPNIVFIMLFSSFSSGDLLITSFIIAICSFMQGAKVFMQNFRLNKKCDYAEQAVINGAGKFSLICFEILPNLKHLIVSIFGINAINAVVMEATLGFFGVGSDANKISLGIMLNESKEALFLGSWWMVLFPGVTLFLLILATSIITSNSKNGNIKI is encoded by the coding sequence ATGAGAAAAGTCATATTTTTTCTAGCTTGCTTTGTATTTTTGGCACTTGTCTCATTTGCCTTTGTGACGCCATTTTTTTCTAAATTCGAGCCAAATTTCACTGACTTTATGGCGGTAAATTTAGCCCCAAGTAGCGAGCACATCTTTGGCACTGACATCCTAGGCAGGGACAATCTCATAAGAGTTGCCTGCGCGCTTAAAAACTCGCTTCTTATCTTGCTGCTAGCTGGCTTTTTAACGACGCTTTTTTCGCTCATCTACGCATATTTTGGCACGAGCAATAGTAAAGCTTGCGAGAGCCTTTTTGACAAGGGACTTGATGCCTTCTTAAGCATACCAAACATCGTTTTTATCATGCTTTTTAGCTCATTTAGTAGTGGAGATCTACTTATCACCTCTTTTATCATCGCCATTTGCTCGTTTATGCAGGGCGCAAAAGTCTTTATGCAAAATTTTAGACTTAATAAAAAGTGCGACTATGCCGAGCAAGCCGTGATAAATGGAGCTGGTAAATTTAGCCTTATTTGCTTTGAAATTTTGCCAAATTTAAAGCATCTAATAGTTAGCATCTTTGGCATAAACGCGATAAATGCAGTCGTCATGGAGGCCACGCTTGGCTTTTTTGGCGTGGGTAGTGACGCAAATAAAATAAGCCTTGGCATCATGCTAAATGAGAGCAAAGAAGCGCTTTTTCTGGGCTCTTGGTGGATGGTGCTTTTCCCTGGCGTGACGCTCTTTTTGCTCATCCTTGCAACCTCGATCATCACGTCAAATTCAAAAAATGGCAATATAAAAATATGA
- a CDS encoding ATP-binding cassette domain-containing protein has translation MIEIKNLNVLYKDKRLLRELDFSMSEGKFIGITGASGSGKSLFAKSLIRLFDDDFRVRADKFSICKKNILKLSQNELKEHRRKVAALVFQNSIASLHPLLNVGDHFNAYLGGDNKSNKELAFAYFREFGLGNANLIWHKYSYELSGGEASRVQIALALCLRPKILICDEITSGLDSISGSHVAGILESLKGKMNVIFISHDEALTSYLSDEIWQMRDGRLNLKENA, from the coding sequence ATGATTGAGATTAAAAATTTAAACGTTCTTTATAAGGATAAGAGGCTTTTGCGTGAGCTTGATTTTAGCATGAGTGAGGGTAAATTTATAGGTATCACGGGCGCTAGTGGCAGTGGTAAATCGCTCTTTGCAAAGAGCCTAATAAGGCTTTTTGATGACGATTTTAGAGTGAGGGCGGATAAATTTAGCATTTGCAAAAAAAATATCTTAAAACTTAGTCAAAATGAGCTAAAAGAGCACCGAAGAAAGGTCGCCGCGCTCGTTTTTCAAAACTCTATCGCCAGCCTTCATCCGCTCTTAAACGTGGGTGATCACTTCAACGCCTATCTTGGCGGCGATAATAAATCAAATAAAGAGCTTGCATTTGCTTACTTTAGGGAGTTTGGGCTGGGTAATGCTAATCTCATCTGGCACAAATACTCATACGAGCTAAGTGGTGGTGAGGCGAGTCGCGTGCAGATAGCTCTTGCACTTTGCCTGAGGCCAAAAATTTTAATCTGCGACGAGATAACAAGCGGACTTGATAGCATTAGCGGTAGCCACGTGGCAGGCATCTTAGAGAGCCTAAAAGGCAAGATGAACGTCATTTTTATCTCGCACGATGAGGCGCTGACAAGCTATCTTAGTGATGAGATTTGGCAGATGAGAGATGGGCGGTTAAATTTAAAGGAAAATGCGTGA
- a CDS encoding ATP-binding cassette domain-containing protein, whose protein sequence is MKIRLENVSKSLSFKEHFNARAEVLHLLEGISCELDDGENLAILGQSGSGKSTLAKLISFSEPKSGGKIYINDEEITDKNELKKDIRYILQNQKQALNPALKVKTAIVHVRSYLKLSFSENELKELLANLNLKDEILEKFPSQLSGGEATRVGILLALLSKPKVLICDEITSGLDNETKQKIINLLLSLDEKISIIFITHDILSAMKIAQKVLIIEAGKQVAWGKFEDLTSQNVLKKYLDAAKIYKNNL, encoded by the coding sequence GTGAAAATCAGGCTTGAAAACGTCTCAAAAAGTTTAAGCTTTAAGGAGCATTTTAACGCTAGAGCTGAAGTGCTGCATCTTTTGGAGGGGATAAGTTGCGAGCTTGATGATGGCGAAAATTTAGCCATTTTGGGGCAAAGTGGCAGTGGCAAAAGCACACTTGCAAAGCTCATATCATTTAGTGAGCCAAAAAGTGGGGGCAAAATTTACATAAACGATGAGGAGATCACGGATAAAAATGAGCTCAAAAAGGACATCAGATATATCTTGCAAAATCAAAAGCAAGCCCTAAATCCAGCGCTAAAAGTAAAAACCGCGATCGTTCACGTGAGGTCATATCTTAAGCTTAGCTTTAGTGAGAATGAGCTCAAAGAACTTCTGGCAAATCTAAATTTAAAAGATGAAATTTTAGAAAAATTCCCATCTCAGCTAAGTGGCGGCGAGGCGACGAGAGTCGGGATACTGCTAGCACTTCTTTCAAAGCCAAAAGTCCTAATCTGTGATGAGATAACAAGTGGGCTTGATAATGAAACAAAGCAAAAGATCATAAATTTGCTTTTAAGCTTAGATGAAAAAATCAGCATTATTTTTATCACGCACGATATTTTAAGTGCGATGAAGATAGCGCAAAAAGTGCTAATAATCGAGGCTGGCAAGCAGGTGGCGTGGGGTAAATTTGAAGATCTCACAAGCCAAAATGTCCTTAAAAAATACCTCGATGCTGCAAAAATTTATAAAAATAATCTTTGA
- a CDS encoding epoxyqueuosine reductase QueH, whose translation MLVHICCSVDSHYFLKRLRKDHPNERIVGYFYDPNIHPYSEFLLRFEDVKRSCEKLGIKLICGEYDYEAWLGGTRGLEDEPEKGKRCEYCFDFRMKDSAKKALELGLSKITTTLLMSPKKDFSQLKKALDEAVAGSNLEAVAVDYRKNGGTSEQFILAKKDKLYHQNYCGCVFALKKQRDSQNLPQSELMSELHARALYGSIEARLELYKKVRLCEARGEKFHLFRRRFLNYRLLRASVKFGGVVVPSYFVLYSGFKRENLKLNVENSCEMDDELKEGVVFMSLSRFNKFTNSKFKSVDELCKRSLELGAEMKFRREISGEFSQNPIIILDEVKKGSYEIYAKAVFYNDSEEILVLD comes from the coding sequence TTGCTAGTTCATATCTGCTGCTCGGTCGATAGCCACTACTTTTTAAAACGCCTACGAAAAGATCATCCAAATGAACGAATAGTAGGCTATTTTTACGATCCAAACATACATCCATATAGCGAGTTTTTACTGCGTTTTGAGGACGTGAAGCGAAGCTGCGAGAAGCTAGGCATCAAGCTAATATGCGGCGAATACGACTACGAAGCGTGGCTTGGCGGCACAAGGGGACTTGAAGATGAGCCAGAAAAGGGCAAACGGTGCGAATACTGCTTTGACTTTCGTATGAAAGACTCTGCTAAAAAGGCGCTTGAGCTAGGGCTTAGTAAGATCACAACGACACTTTTGATGAGCCCAAAAAAGGACTTTTCTCAGCTTAAAAAGGCGCTTGATGAAGCGGTGGCTGGCTCAAATTTAGAGGCGGTTGCGGTTGATTATAGAAAAAATGGCGGCACAAGCGAGCAGTTTATCCTCGCTAAAAAAGACAAACTCTATCACCAAAACTACTGTGGCTGCGTCTTTGCGCTAAAAAAACAGCGCGACTCGCAAAATTTGCCCCAAAGTGAGCTAATGAGCGAGCTGCACGCAAGGGCGCTTTATGGCAGCATAGAAGCGAGGCTTGAGCTTTACAAAAAGGTGCGCCTTTGCGAGGCGAGAGGTGAGAAATTTCATCTTTTTAGAAGGCGATTTTTAAACTACAGGCTTTTACGCGCTAGTGTTAAATTTGGCGGAGTTGTGGTACCAAGCTACTTTGTACTCTACTCTGGCTTTAAAAGAGAAAATTTAAAGCTAAATGTAGAAAATTCCTGCGAAATGGACGATGAGCTAAAAGAGGGCGTAGTTTTTATGAGCTTAAGTCGATTTAATAAATTTACAAACAGCAAATTTAAAAGCGTTGATGAGCTTTGCAAAAGGTCGCTTGAGCTTGGCGCTGAGATGAAATTTCGCCGTGAGATAAGCGGAGAATTTTCGCAAAATCCTATCATTATCTTAGACGAGGTCAAAAAAGGTAGCTACGAAATTTACGCAAAGGCTGTTTTTTATAACGATAGCGAAGAAATTTTGGTTTTAGACTAA
- the fabZ gene encoding 3-hydroxyacyl-ACP dehydratase FabZ, with the protein MIDVVEIQKILPHRFPFLLIDRVVELEPAKNIVAYKNVTIGEPIFQGHFPGHPIYPGVMIIEGMAQAGGVLAFKSMSDEHQAGIENKVVYFMSIDGAKFRHPVRPGDRLEYRLNVLKHKGNIWVLEGKAYVDDVLCAEAELKAMIVDK; encoded by the coding sequence GTGATAGACGTCGTAGAAATTCAAAAAATTCTCCCACATAGATTTCCATTTTTACTTATAGATAGAGTTGTTGAGCTAGAGCCAGCTAAGAATATCGTGGCTTATAAAAATGTAACCATTGGCGAGCCGATATTTCAGGGACACTTCCCGGGCCATCCGATATATCCTGGCGTAATGATAATAGAAGGCATGGCACAAGCTGGCGGCGTGCTAGCTTTTAAGAGCATGAGTGATGAGCATCAAGCTGGTATCGAGAATAAAGTAGTCTATTTTATGAGCATAGACGGAGCAAAATTTCGCCATCCAGTCCGCCCTGGAGATAGGCTAGAGTATAGACTAAACGTGCTAAAACACAAAGGAAATATCTGGGTGCTCGAGGGCAAAGCATACGTCGATGATGTGCTATGCGCCGAGGCTGAACTAAAAGCGATGATAGTCGATAAATAG
- the lpxA gene encoding acyl-ACP--UDP-N-acetylglucosamine O-acyltransferase: MKNIHKTAVIEDGAIIGDDANIEAYAFVSKDAVLGNNVTIKQGARVLGKTKIGDNSRVFSYAIVGDIPQDISYKDEVDTGVIIGEHATIREFCTINSGTHKGDGITRIGDNAFIMAYSHIAHDCIIGNNVILANNATLAGHVELGDYAVVGGLTPIHQFVRVGESCMVAGASALSQDVVPFCLAEGNRAYIRSLNLVGIRRRFDKEQVEELVRAYKFLFNQGISLKDQANELVAKTSDENVKKMCKFILETTRGIPLAKGRD, translated from the coding sequence ATGAAAAACATCCACAAAACAGCTGTAATAGAAGATGGAGCGATAATCGGAGATGACGCAAACATCGAGGCTTACGCATTTGTTAGCAAAGATGCAGTCCTTGGTAATAACGTCACGATAAAGCAAGGCGCAAGGGTGCTTGGCAAGACTAAGATCGGCGACAACTCTCGTGTATTTAGCTATGCGATCGTAGGTGACATACCACAAGATATCAGTTATAAAGATGAGGTCGATACCGGTGTCATTATCGGTGAGCACGCAACTATACGTGAGTTTTGCACGATAAACTCAGGCACGCACAAAGGCGATGGTATAACAAGGATCGGTGATAATGCCTTTATTATGGCGTATTCTCACATCGCACACGACTGTATCATCGGTAACAACGTCATTTTGGCAAACAACGCAACTCTAGCAGGCCATGTTGAGCTTGGCGACTACGCAGTTGTGGGCGGTCTTACGCCCATTCATCAGTTTGTTAGGGTTGGCGAGAGTTGCATGGTCGCAGGTGCAAGCGCGCTCAGCCAAGACGTAGTGCCATTTTGCCTAGCTGAGGGCAACAGAGCTTATATAAGAAGTTTAAATTTAGTTGGCATTAGACGCAGATTTGATAAAGAGCAGGTTGAGGAGCTAGTTCGCGCTTATAAATTTTTGTTTAATCAAGGCATTAGCCTAAAAGATCAAGCAAACGAGCTAGTCGCAAAAACCAGCGATGAAAATGTTAAAAAAATGTGTAAATTTATATTAGAAACGACAAGAGGAATTCCGCTTGCAAAAGGAAGAGATTAA